GGGCGGCGGGAAGCCGGTGGATCGGATGCAGAAATCCCGTCGCGAGGCCGAACGCGAGGGCGATCGGCGCGAAGATCAGGAAGGCGAGGGTCGCCAGCGCCGCGTCCCGGCGCCGGACGACGAACGTGTATCCGACGTCCCCCATGCCGCGCTGGACGACGAACAGGAACACCGCCAGGGAAACGCCCAGGATCCCGAACAGGAAGTAGCCGGGCTGTCCCGGAGGCCACGGCCATAGGGGGCCGAGCCACCGGAGCTCGAGGGGAAGCCAGATCAGCAGCAGCGCCGCTCCCTCCCGCCAGGAGACCTGACCCCGCGCCCCGGCTCCGATCAGGACGAGAAGGGGAAGGTTGACGTAGAGGGCCAGCTTCAGGAAGCCGGCGAGCGAGAAGCAACCCAGCGGAAAGGCATAGACAAGGTAGGGGAGCAGGAAGGCTTGCGCGGTCAGGAGCAGGCGTGTGCGGGAGTCGGCGACGAAGCCCGAAACCAGGCGGACGAAATCGGCGCGCGCGAACGCGAAGTAGGCGCCGAGAAGGAGGAAGATTGCGGGAAGTCCCAGGGCCATCTCCCGAGCGCCCAGGCTCCGGAGGTGACCGGCATAGGCCGTCGCGAGGAGGATCAGGAGCGACGGCACAAGGACGGCGGCGAGACTTTTCATGGCGGGTCTCCCGAGCGTAAAAGGCGGAGCTTTCATACGCGAGACGGATCGGCGGGTCAACGCCGGCACCCGGAGGATAATGTTTTCGTCAGGGTCTTGCGCGGCTTGAACGGAGCGGGACGCATCGGTTAGACTTTTTCTCGGGAGATTCTTCATGAGTCCTGAAACGGCCGAACCCAAGCTCTTCACGGTCCAGGAGGCGCAGCATGCCCTCGACGAAGTCCGCCCGCTGGTGGGGAGGATGCTCCGCGCCTTCGCCGAGATCCGCGAGGAGATCGAGACGGCCTCCCGCTCGGTCGGACTCAAGCCCGGCGATCCGGAGCTGGCCCGCCACCTGGAGATTCGGGGAATTGCTCCGCGCCTCCTCAAGGAGATCAACCGGATGATTCAGGACATCCAGGCCCACGGCTGCGTGGTCAACGGCCCCGAGGCCGGCCTGATCGATTTCCCGTGCCTGATGGGAAGCGAGATCGTCTTCCTCTGCTGGAAATATGGAGAGCCGAGGATCGCCCACTGGCATCGCATTCCGGACGGTTTCGCGGGACGCCGGTCCTTGCTGGACGACGAGACCCGTCCGGACGGCAACGCCCCGGTTCACTGAGCCGCCCGTAGCCTTCGCGCCCGCCACGGATCGTTGAGCTCTCAGGCCGAACCTGGAGGAACCCATCGACATTTCCGGTCTCGCCGGCGACGGGATTGGGCTCGGACTCGCCATCGCCGCTCCGATAGGACCGGTCAATCTGGAGATCATCCGGAGGGGCCTTCGCGGCGGGTCGTTGCCGGCCTTCCTGGTCGGCCTCGGATCGACCGCCGCCGATCTCTTCTACGTGCTCCTCGTCTACGTGGGCGTGGCCCCTCTCATCCAGCACCCTCTCTTCCGGATTCCGCTGGACGGCGCCGCCGCCGTCGTGCTCGGGATGCTGGCGTGGGGCGGCCTGCAGGAAGCGCGCCGGCCGGCCTCCGGCCTGTCGGGCGGTGGCGCGCCGCCGGTCTCGGCGCGCCGCGGAGCCCTGGCATCGGGTTTCTTGATCACTCTTTCCAATCCGATGACTATCGTCTTCTATTTCTCGCTTTTCGGGGGAGCGGTGGCGAGGCTCCACGAGGCCCCGCGCAGCGTCCATTTCTTGTACGTGATCTTCGTGATGACGGGGTGCG
This is a stretch of genomic DNA from Candidatus Polarisedimenticolia bacterium. It encodes these proteins:
- a CDS encoding CPBP family intramembrane glutamic endopeptidase, which produces MKSLAAVLVPSLLILLATAYAGHLRSLGAREMALGLPAIFLLLGAYFAFARADFVRLVSGFVADSRTRLLLTAQAFLLPYLVYAFPLGCFSLAGFLKLALYVNLPLLVLIGAGARGQVSWREGAALLLIWLPLELRWLGPLWPWPPGQPGYFLFGILGVSLAVFLFVVQRGMGDVGYTFVVRRRDAALATLAFLIFAPIALAFGLATGFLHPIHRLPAALPCAGKVLAIFLATGVPEELLFRGLLQNLLGRWTGRPWLSVGLAAILFGGAHLNNGGSPDWRYLLLATAAGTVYGTVYRLGGTLMAPALAHTLVDSTWALFFRGR
- a CDS encoding DUF2203 domain-containing protein — its product is MSPETAEPKLFTVQEAQHALDEVRPLVGRMLRAFAEIREEIETASRSVGLKPGDPELARHLEIRGIAPRLLKEINRMIQDIQAHGCVVNGPEAGLIDFPCLMGSEIVFLCWKYGEPRIAHWHRIPDGFAGRRSLLDDETRPDGNAPVH
- a CDS encoding LysE family transporter — translated: MAAPIGPVNLEIIRRGLRGGSLPAFLVGLGSTAADLFYVLLVYVGVAPLIQHPLFRIPLDGAAAVVLGMLAWGGLQEARRPASGLSGGGAPPVSARRGALASGFLITLSNPMTIVFYFSLFGGAVARLHEAPRSVHFLYVIFVMTGCVLWSAFLAIALGWGKGRLSPRAVRAVGVVSTLALVYFAAHFLFDGLLEIRALLSGAGRAA